A genome region from Mycobacterium florentinum includes the following:
- a CDS encoding nitrate/nitrite transporter, giving the protein MRPVRTVKRVGRSRHLSHWDAEDLEAWEAGGKAIARNNLFWSAVIVHLGYAIWALWPVMALFMPRDVYGFSAGDKLLLGITATLVGACLRPMYALATAIFGGRNLAMFSAFVLVVPVIGAMVLLAHPGLPLWPYLLCAALSGMGGGNFAASASNANSFYPHRLKGAALGIAGGIGNLGVPMIQIVGLVVIAAAGDRQPYWVCGLYLALLLVAGLGATFFMNTVAQHRVEPSRLRSILSAVVSTRDTWLLSLLYLGTFGSFIGFSFAFAQVLQTSFVAGGQTNFQASLHAAELAFIGPLLAALSRIYGGRLADRLGGGRVTCAVFVSMGLVAGMLITVGTIEDPHAGPVSGSAMAGYVACFIALFTLAGLGNGSVYKMIPTIFETCSRDLEMTETDQRQWSRVISGIVIGVVAGVGSLGGVGINVALRQSYVSTGTMTSAFWIFLAVYIAAALLTWVRYVRRPLSMSANTGIAGAVEAG; this is encoded by the coding sequence ATGCGTCCAGTACGAACGGTCAAGCGCGTGGGTAGGTCCCGTCACCTCTCTCATTGGGACGCAGAAGATCTGGAGGCCTGGGAGGCCGGTGGCAAGGCCATCGCGCGAAACAACTTGTTCTGGTCCGCCGTCATCGTGCACTTGGGCTACGCGATATGGGCGCTGTGGCCGGTGATGGCGCTGTTCATGCCCAGGGACGTCTATGGCTTTTCCGCCGGTGACAAGCTGCTGCTGGGCATCACCGCCACCCTCGTCGGAGCATGCCTGCGGCCGATGTACGCCCTGGCTACCGCGATCTTCGGCGGCCGCAACCTAGCCATGTTCTCGGCGTTCGTCCTGGTGGTCCCCGTCATCGGCGCGATGGTGCTGCTTGCTCATCCGGGGCTGCCGTTGTGGCCGTACCTGCTGTGCGCGGCCCTGTCCGGCATGGGTGGCGGCAATTTCGCGGCCTCGGCAAGCAACGCCAACTCCTTCTACCCGCACCGGCTCAAGGGCGCGGCGCTGGGGATCGCCGGCGGCATCGGCAATCTCGGCGTGCCGATGATCCAGATCGTCGGGCTGGTGGTCATCGCCGCCGCGGGTGACCGGCAGCCGTACTGGGTGTGCGGCCTTTACCTCGCGCTTTTGCTGGTCGCAGGGCTGGGCGCGACGTTCTTCATGAACACCGTCGCTCAGCACCGGGTGGAGCCGAGCCGGCTGCGATCGATCCTGTCGGCGGTGGTGTCCACCCGCGACACCTGGCTGCTCTCACTGCTCTATCTCGGCACCTTCGGGTCGTTCATCGGCTTCTCGTTCGCCTTCGCCCAGGTGCTGCAGACCAGTTTCGTGGCCGGCGGGCAAACCAACTTTCAGGCCTCGCTGCACGCCGCCGAACTGGCCTTCATCGGACCGCTGCTGGCCGCGCTGTCGCGCATCTACGGCGGCCGGCTGGCCGACCGGCTCGGCGGGGGCCGCGTCACGTGTGCGGTGTTTGTCAGCATGGGCCTGGTCGCCGGGATGCTGATCACGGTCGGCACCATCGAGGATCCGCACGCGGGTCCGGTCAGCGGCTCGGCGATGGCCGGATATGTGGCCTGCTTTATCGCCTTGTTCACCCTGGCCGGGTTGGGCAATGGATCGGTCTACAAGATGATCCCGACGATTTTCGAAACGTGCAGCCGCGACCTGGAAATGACCGAGACCGACCAGCGGCAGTGGTCACGCGTGATCTCGGGCATCGTCATCGGCGTCGTCGCCGGCGTCGGGTCGTTGGGCGGTGTCGGGATCAATGTGGCGTTGCGGCAGTCCTACGTCAGCACCGGCACGATGACGTCGGCATTCTGGATCTTCCTGGCCGTCTATATTGCTGCCGCACTGCTGACCTGGGTCAGGTATGTGCGCCGCCCGCTGAGCATGTCCGCGAACACCGGCATTGCCGGTGCGGTCGAAGCCGGTTGA
- a CDS encoding acyl-CoA dehydrogenase family protein, whose amino-acid sequence MAQDATKTAEHLRNALDGRWRDVKNRMRAAMSEDLFRPHYTPNTVIARTKVAEQMRIMAAFGAAADSFRKEHGGTGDVGAAVTMIEMLAMSDLSLMVKAGVQWGLFGGAVENLGTERHHETYVPKIISLELRGCFAMTETGHGSDVQSLETTATYDPETQEFVINSETPSARKDYIGGAAETATMASVFAQLITTEDGEPVNHGVHCVLVPIRDADGNDLPGVTTSDCDYKGGLPGVDNGRIMFDHVRVPRENLLNKYGDVAADGTYTSPIDNPNRRFFTMLGTLIRGRVTVGGSAGSAARVALDIATRYALQRRQFSAPDDDAHEVLILDYLVHQRRLFPLIAKSYALQFAQNELVAKCHDLQTSDFPDAEEQRELESRAAGLKAANTWHASKAIQEAREACGGAGYMAENRLIALRADTDVFTTFEGDNHVLTQLVAKELLTAYADDIKSMSPVEWVRFAANTVGERVLKRTAAEAIMQRIVDARQDSEEEGSLFNRGTQVNMFEAREEYLLSSVARRLQGKSKEMSAFDAFNAVQDHVLHAANAHIDRIVLEAFVAGIEACENTEARELLEILCDLYALSVIEDDKAWYIEHGYLSSGRAKAVTRGINDRCRALRPHAETLVDGFGIPEPLRYAEMLHPENLPDAD is encoded by the coding sequence ATGGCCCAAGATGCGACGAAGACTGCCGAGCACCTGCGCAACGCCTTGGACGGGCGTTGGCGCGACGTGAAGAACCGGATGCGGGCCGCGATGAGCGAGGACCTGTTCCGCCCGCACTACACGCCGAACACCGTGATCGCGCGCACCAAGGTTGCCGAGCAGATGCGGATCATGGCCGCGTTCGGCGCCGCCGCCGACTCGTTCCGCAAAGAGCACGGCGGCACCGGCGACGTCGGCGCGGCGGTCACGATGATCGAGATGCTGGCGATGTCGGACCTGTCGCTGATGGTGAAGGCCGGAGTTCAGTGGGGCCTGTTCGGCGGCGCCGTGGAGAACCTGGGCACCGAGCGCCACCACGAGACCTATGTGCCCAAGATCATCAGCCTCGAGTTGCGCGGTTGTTTCGCGATGACCGAAACCGGACACGGCAGCGACGTACAGTCGCTGGAGACCACCGCGACCTACGACCCCGAGACCCAAGAGTTCGTCATCAACTCCGAGACCCCGTCGGCCCGCAAGGACTACATCGGCGGCGCTGCCGAAACCGCAACCATGGCATCGGTTTTCGCGCAACTGATCACCACCGAAGACGGCGAGCCGGTCAACCACGGCGTGCACTGCGTGTTGGTCCCGATCCGCGACGCCGACGGCAACGACCTGCCCGGGGTGACGACGTCGGACTGCGACTACAAGGGCGGACTGCCCGGTGTGGACAACGGCCGGATCATGTTCGACCACGTCCGGGTGCCGCGGGAAAACCTGTTGAACAAGTACGGCGACGTCGCGGCCGACGGTACCTACACGTCGCCGATCGACAACCCGAACCGGCGGTTCTTCACCATGCTCGGCACGCTGATCCGTGGCCGGGTCACGGTCGGCGGCAGCGCGGGTTCCGCCGCCCGCGTCGCGTTGGACATCGCCACTCGATATGCATTGCAGCGCAGGCAATTCAGCGCACCCGACGACGACGCGCATGAAGTGCTGATCTTGGACTACCTGGTGCATCAGCGACGGTTGTTCCCCTTGATCGCCAAGTCGTATGCGCTGCAGTTCGCGCAGAACGAGCTGGTCGCCAAGTGTCACGACCTGCAGACGTCGGACTTCCCGGATGCCGAGGAACAGCGCGAGCTGGAATCGCGTGCCGCCGGTCTGAAAGCGGCCAACACCTGGCATGCCTCGAAAGCGATCCAGGAGGCCCGCGAAGCCTGCGGCGGCGCGGGCTACATGGCCGAAAACCGGTTGATCGCACTGCGCGCCGACACCGACGTGTTCACCACCTTCGAGGGCGACAACCACGTACTGACCCAACTGGTGGCCAAGGAGCTGCTGACCGCCTACGCCGACGACATCAAGAGCATGAGCCCCGTCGAATGGGTGCGGTTTGCCGCCAACACCGTCGGTGAGCGGGTCCTGAAACGCACTGCGGCCGAGGCGATTATGCAAAGGATCGTCGACGCCCGCCAGGACAGCGAAGAAGAGGGCAGCCTGTTCAACCGTGGCACCCAGGTCAACATGTTCGAAGCCCGCGAGGAGTATCTGCTGTCGTCGGTCGCCCGGCGGCTACAGGGCAAGTCCAAGGAAATGTCGGCGTTCGACGCATTCAACGCCGTGCAGGACCACGTACTGCACGCCGCGAACGCACACATCGACCGGATCGTGCTGGAAGCATTCGTCGCCGGCATCGAAGCCTGCGAAAACACGGAAGCCCGTGAGCTTTTGGAGATCCTCTGTGACCTGTACGCGCTGTCGGTGATCGAGGACGACAAGGCCTGGTACATCGAGCACGGCTACCTGTCCAGCGGGCGGGCCAAGGCGGTCACCCGCGGGATCAACGACCGATGCCGGGCACTTCGCCCGCATGCCGAGACACTGGTCGACGGCTTCGGTATCCCGGAGCCGCTGCGCTACGCCGAGATGCTGCACCCGGAGAACCTGCCCGACGCCGACTGA
- a CDS encoding VIT1/CCC1 transporter family protein codes for MSQPDTPSQNPALDVGHTHPDVSGGWLRAATFGAMDGLVSNSALIAGVAAGESAHTTLVSGIAGLLAGAFSMALGEYSSVTTSNEQIDSEAYVERRALRSRPKAERAELVDLLVDMGMSQKTAETATDEIHKDENRAVSFHLVQEIGLDPAEKPSARLAAVASFFMFAIGAVIPLIPYLLGSGSLPIGLACGAVGLLIAGGLTARYTRKPVWWAAGRQLMFGAVAVAATYLLGLLVAAVI; via the coding sequence ATGTCCCAGCCCGACACCCCGTCCCAGAACCCGGCGCTAGACGTCGGGCACACCCATCCCGATGTCAGCGGAGGCTGGCTGCGTGCGGCCACCTTCGGCGCGATGGATGGCCTGGTCAGCAACAGCGCCCTGATCGCAGGTGTGGCCGCCGGCGAAAGCGCCCACACCACGTTGGTCAGCGGTATCGCCGGTTTGCTGGCCGGCGCATTCTCGATGGCACTGGGCGAGTACTCGTCGGTGACCACGTCCAACGAGCAGATCGATTCCGAGGCCTACGTGGAGCGCCGCGCCTTGCGCTCCCGCCCGAAGGCCGAGCGGGCCGAGCTCGTCGACCTGCTCGTCGACATGGGCATGAGCCAGAAAACGGCGGAGACGGCCACCGACGAGATCCACAAGGACGAAAACCGGGCCGTCAGTTTCCATCTCGTCCAGGAGATCGGCCTGGATCCCGCCGAGAAACCGTCGGCCCGGCTCGCGGCGGTCGCGTCCTTCTTCATGTTCGCGATCGGTGCGGTCATTCCGCTGATCCCTTACCTTCTCGGATCCGGATCGTTGCCAATCGGTCTGGCATGCGGCGCGGTCGGGCTGCTGATCGCGGGCGGCCTGACCGCTCGCTATACGCGAAAACCGGTGTGGTGGGCCGCGGGCCGGCAGTTGATGTTCGGCGCGGTCGCCGTCGCCGCCACCTACCTGCTCGGTCTGCTTGTGGCGGCAGTCATTTGA
- a CDS encoding esterase-like activity of phytase family protein, with protein sequence MPVRLLALCGLCIAWLLSGCESARPSAPSNTPRPVLAYLGQAQIPFGATFADTVIGGLSALSYDPERQLYYVISDDRSEKNPVRFYTVQLSLSDKGINGVTFTATHPLLDQAGQPFRPLTLNTTPPVVPPDPEGIAFDRVRQRLYWSSEGERLTEGPVLLDPWVRTAGLDGAYLGQFTLPSNLAMSAQKTGPRRNRALEGVTLTPDGRSVFASMEDPGYNDGPETGDGHRVLTRFTKFDVATGLPTAQYAYPMEPPTPPAEENGVSDLVALTDTTFLVIERTDSMPQTARVYRAEIASATNVLDMPSMTNVTLTPMVKSLAVDMTTTGGLSPLGNVEGITLGPKLADGRQSVVFVSDNNFSPRGITQFLLFAM encoded by the coding sequence ATGCCGGTCCGGTTGCTCGCGCTGTGTGGGTTATGCATTGCCTGGCTGCTCTCCGGTTGCGAGTCGGCGCGCCCATCGGCTCCGTCGAACACGCCGCGGCCGGTGCTGGCGTACCTCGGTCAGGCGCAGATCCCGTTCGGCGCTACCTTCGCCGACACCGTGATCGGCGGTCTGTCCGCGCTCAGCTACGACCCGGAGCGCCAGCTCTACTACGTGATCAGCGACGACCGCTCGGAGAAGAACCCCGTGCGGTTCTACACAGTGCAATTGTCGTTGTCGGACAAGGGAATTAACGGGGTCACCTTCACCGCTACCCATCCGCTGCTGGACCAGGCTGGTCAGCCGTTTCGGCCGCTGACGCTGAACACCACGCCGCCCGTGGTGCCGCCCGACCCGGAAGGCATCGCGTTCGACCGCGTCCGGCAACGGTTGTATTGGAGTTCGGAAGGCGAGCGGCTGACCGAGGGCCCGGTGCTGCTGGACCCGTGGGTCAGGACCGCCGGACTCGACGGCGCCTATCTGGGCCAGTTCACCCTGCCGTCCAATCTGGCGATGTCCGCACAGAAGACCGGACCGCGGCGCAACCGCGCACTCGAGGGAGTGACGTTGACGCCCGACGGCCGATCGGTATTCGCCTCAATGGAGGATCCGGGTTACAACGACGGGCCCGAGACCGGCGACGGGCACCGGGTGCTGACCCGGTTCACCAAATTCGACGTCGCCACCGGATTGCCCACCGCGCAGTACGCCTATCCGATGGAGCCGCCCACACCGCCGGCCGAGGAGAACGGCGTCTCGGACCTGGTCGCGCTGACGGATACGACGTTTCTGGTGATCGAGCGGACCGATTCCATGCCGCAGACCGCTCGGGTCTACCGCGCCGAGATCGCTTCTGCGACAAATGTATTGGATATGCCGTCGATGACCAACGTGACGCTGACACCGATGGTCAAATCGTTGGCCGTCGACATGACCACGACTGGGGGCCTTTCGCCGCTGGGCAACGTCGAAGGCATCACGCTGGGACCCAAATTGGCCGATGGCCGTCAATCGGTGGTGTTCGTCAGCGACAACAACTTCTCACCCCGGGGGATCACTCAATTCCTGTTGTTCGCGATGTAG
- a CDS encoding ATP-binding cassette domain-containing protein: MRYVFAPGRDVIVAYGDWCDIPLDRLGFAAPPPPIPQPDLLLRFAGTRWVAIDRSRHGIFVDGARVPAVDIRDGQTIALGDPQRGPRLIFRLGAPAGPPGPPPMPPPPMQRPPMPPPPQPPPVPPQQPPPQIPTQRETQRMRIPPTRQPTVERPIPPSAPPPVEPMAPPSPPPPPMPPPPLPPVPPPPLPPAPVAPPPLPPSYPQAEPPAPPADQPIESGEQPRGRGLIERMTDATRKLRASRPAATAMFPTEEPNTTYRLPLDAAARTVGVNAYRLGLSANGHELLTDVSFTARPGTLTAVTGPSAARNSALLGILAGTRAPSAGQVTVDSHDVYSEPESMRTRIGIVGRDERIHRRLTVEWALRYTAELRLPPDTSPENRDRVVDQVLEELDLTPHRSTRIGKLSPELRRCASVAIELVTRPSLLVVDEPSVGLDPDQEAHVMAVLRRQADLGCVVVLATTSLAHLTMCDQVLLLTAAGTMAFAGAPQQVASALGTSDWSDALARVGADPDGAHRAYSALQQAQGPTEPPQAASPWPPQRMPTLTRQAWLIARRQARLLVADPLYTLFLVALPFALAGLTLLIPGDSGLGRPGPTSRNLHEAVEILAALNIAAVLLGTALTVRQLVGERRVFRREQAVGLSTSAYLAGKIVFSSVAAAALTAILFAIVIADKGRPVRGAVLLQNATAELYVSVALTAIISAIVGLALSTLGKSLREVLPLVVPVILASALFAGGLITLVGTWGYDQISWLVPAQWGFAASASTVDLHRVDPQAADVLMWTHYAGWWMFDMLVLAGLGALWAGFARYRLRPPAREIRPRPLHREQQELSDPPG, encoded by the coding sequence ATGAGGTACGTCTTCGCCCCGGGCCGCGACGTGATCGTGGCGTATGGCGACTGGTGCGACATCCCGCTGGACCGCCTGGGCTTCGCAGCCCCACCGCCGCCGATTCCGCAGCCGGATCTGCTGCTTCGCTTTGCCGGAACGCGCTGGGTTGCCATCGACAGAAGTCGCCACGGCATCTTCGTCGACGGAGCTCGGGTTCCGGCGGTCGATATCCGCGACGGCCAAACGATCGCGCTCGGGGATCCCCAGCGCGGGCCACGGCTGATTTTCCGGCTTGGCGCGCCGGCCGGCCCGCCGGGGCCGCCGCCCATGCCGCCACCACCTATGCAGCGGCCGCCCATGCCACCCCCACCGCAGCCACCGCCTGTCCCGCCGCAGCAGCCCCCGCCGCAGATCCCGACCCAGCGCGAAACCCAGCGAATGCGGATCCCGCCTACGCGACAGCCGACGGTCGAGCGCCCCATCCCGCCCTCGGCGCCGCCGCCGGTCGAACCGATGGCACCACCATCACCGCCTCCGCCACCGATGCCGCCGCCACCCTTGCCACCGGTGCCGCCGCCACCCTTGCCGCCGGCCCCGGTCGCGCCACCCCCGCTGCCGCCGTCGTACCCACAAGCAGAACCGCCCGCGCCCCCGGCGGATCAGCCCATCGAATCGGGCGAACAGCCCAGAGGCCGCGGGCTGATCGAGCGGATGACCGACGCGACGCGAAAGCTGCGGGCAAGCCGGCCCGCCGCCACCGCCATGTTCCCCACCGAAGAGCCGAACACGACCTATCGGTTGCCGCTCGACGCCGCCGCCCGCACGGTCGGGGTCAACGCCTACCGGCTGGGCCTGAGCGCCAACGGGCACGAACTTCTCACCGACGTGTCGTTCACGGCGCGTCCGGGCACGCTCACCGCGGTGACTGGTCCGTCGGCCGCCCGAAATTCGGCGCTGCTGGGGATACTCGCCGGCACCCGGGCGCCCAGCGCCGGGCAGGTCACCGTCGACAGCCACGATGTGTACTCCGAACCGGAGTCCATGCGCACCCGCATCGGCATCGTCGGGCGCGACGAACGAATTCACCGGCGGCTGACCGTCGAATGGGCCCTGCGCTACACCGCCGAACTTCGTTTGCCGCCCGACACCTCACCTGAGAATCGCGACCGGGTGGTCGACCAGGTGCTCGAGGAGCTCGACCTGACGCCGCACCGCAGCACCCGGATCGGCAAGCTCTCGCCGGAGCTGCGCCGGTGTGCGTCGGTGGCGATCGAACTGGTCACCCGACCGAGCCTGCTCGTGGTCGACGAGCCGAGCGTCGGACTGGACCCTGACCAAGAAGCTCACGTGATGGCGGTGCTGCGACGTCAGGCCGACCTCGGCTGCGTCGTCGTGCTGGCAACCACATCGCTGGCCCACCTCACGATGTGCGACCAGGTTCTGCTGCTCACGGCCGCCGGGACGATGGCCTTCGCGGGAGCGCCGCAGCAGGTCGCGTCGGCGCTGGGCACCAGCGACTGGTCCGACGCCCTCGCACGTGTAGGTGCCGATCCCGATGGCGCCCACCGGGCGTATTCCGCACTGCAACAGGCACAAGGTCCGACGGAACCGCCGCAGGCCGCCTCGCCCTGGCCGCCGCAGCGAATGCCCACCCTGACCCGGCAGGCCTGGTTGATCGCACGGCGGCAAGCGCGGCTGCTCGTCGCCGACCCCCTCTACACCTTGTTCTTGGTGGCGCTGCCGTTCGCGTTGGCAGGGTTGACGCTGCTGATTCCGGGCGACTCCGGGCTGGGTCGACCGGGCCCGACGAGCCGCAACCTGCATGAGGCCGTCGAGATCCTGGCCGCACTCAACATCGCCGCGGTGCTGCTGGGCACCGCACTGACCGTTCGCCAATTGGTCGGCGAGCGGCGCGTCTTCCGGCGCGAGCAAGCCGTCGGGCTTTCGACGTCCGCCTATCTGGCGGGCAAGATCGTCTTCTCCAGCGTGGCCGCGGCCGCCCTTACGGCCATTCTGTTCGCCATCGTGATCGCCGACAAAGGCCGTCCGGTGCGCGGGGCCGTCTTGCTGCAGAACGCCACTGCCGAGTTGTATGTCAGCGTGGCGCTGACGGCCATCATCTCGGCGATCGTGGGCCTGGCGCTCTCGACGCTGGGCAAGTCGCTGCGCGAGGTCCTGCCACTGGTCGTGCCGGTGATCCTGGCTTCGGCACTGTTCGCCGGAGGCCTGATCACGCTGGTAGGCACCTGGGGCTACGACCAGATCTCGTGGTTGGTGCCGGCCCAGTGGGGCTTTGCGGCCTCCGCATCGACCGTCGACCTGCACCGGGTCGACCCGCAGGCCGCCGACGTCTTGATGTGGACGCACTACGCGGGCTGGTGGATGTTCGACATGCTCGTACTCGCCGGCCTCGGTGCACTATGGGCCGGGTTTGCCCGATACCGGCTTCGACCGCCGGCACGCGAAATCCGCCCGCGGCCGCTACATCGCGAACAACAGGAATTGAGTGATCCCCCGGGGTGA
- a CDS encoding MarR family winged helix-turn-helix transcriptional regulator, with translation MDNVVDTANSALQQGLGADLLAVVARLNRLATQRIQMPLPAAQARLLATVEAHGEARIGDLAAVDHCSQPTMTTQVRRLEDAGLVSRTVDPGDARAVRIRITPEGRRTLNAVRADRAAAIEPQLAMLEPADRQVLAEAVQVLRRLLDNAAASPRRNTL, from the coding sequence ATGGACAACGTCGTCGACACCGCAAACAGCGCGCTTCAGCAAGGTCTGGGCGCGGACCTGCTCGCTGTGGTCGCGCGGCTGAACCGATTGGCTACGCAACGCATCCAGATGCCGCTGCCTGCGGCACAGGCCAGACTGCTTGCGACCGTCGAGGCGCACGGAGAAGCGCGCATCGGCGACCTTGCGGCCGTCGATCACTGCTCTCAACCCACCATGACCACCCAGGTGCGCCGACTCGAAGACGCCGGCCTGGTTAGCCGAACCGTCGACCCCGGCGATGCCCGCGCGGTCCGGATCCGCATCACGCCCGAAGGCCGACGCACCCTGAACGCGGTTCGCGCCGACCGCGCCGCCGCGATCGAACCGCAACTGGCGATGCTCGAGCCGGCCGACCGTCAGGTGCTGGCCGAGGCGGTCCAGGTATTGCGCCGGCTGCTCGACAATGCGGCGGCGTCACCACGGCGCAACACACTGTGA
- a CDS encoding ATP-binding cassette domain-containing protein, which translates to MTARPLRHSTSGPLQPNELAQAAVMGALCSVTAIIAAVIPFAQGLGVLGTVPMGLLAYRFRPRVLIASAVAATIIAFLISGLGSSAMVVDAAWVGGICGIVKRKGRGVPTVIAASLVAGFIWGAAWVAVFAVLTRLRQLIFGVLTANVNGVAAFLRWVHLPQVGETLKRWVAEGLQYWPWLVLPYLVFVVVLVTLIGWSALSRLLERMGDIPDVHKLDPPDTEVPEDAGIGPVPVRLDRVRFRYPNAAKDALREVSLEVRGGEHVAITGANGSGKTTLMLILAGRKPTSGTVHRPGTVGLGELGGTALVLQHPKSQVLGTRVADDVVWGLPPDAKVDVSRLLREVGLDDLAESDTASLSGGQLQRLALAAALAREPALLIADEVTSMIDQKGRDGLLSVMSGLTERHRTALVHITHFDDEAATADHTINLSESSDNATAVGIADAPAPSPAVPHRHNAGAIELVGVGHEYASGTPWAKTALRDINFVAEQGDGVLIHGDNGSGKSTLGWIMAGLTVPTTGSCLIDGEPTDEHVGVVALAFQSARLQLMRSHVNLEVASAAGFSHHDEDRVAAALGLVGLQPALAQRRIDQLSGGQMRRVVLAGLLARSPRALILDEPLAGLDIASQRGLLTLLERLRREQGLTLVVISHDSVGLEGICPRTLHLHDGVLETVPTTTGGVA; encoded by the coding sequence GTGACCGCGCGCCCCCTTCGGCACAGTACGAGTGGACCGCTGCAGCCGAACGAATTAGCTCAGGCCGCGGTGATGGGGGCGCTCTGTTCGGTAACCGCAATCATCGCCGCGGTCATCCCGTTCGCTCAGGGCCTCGGGGTGCTGGGCACGGTGCCGATGGGGTTGCTCGCCTACCGCTTCCGTCCCCGGGTGCTGATCGCCTCGGCCGTCGCCGCGACGATCATCGCCTTTTTGATCTCCGGACTGGGCAGTTCGGCGATGGTGGTCGATGCCGCCTGGGTCGGCGGGATATGCGGAATCGTCAAACGCAAGGGCCGCGGCGTGCCCACGGTGATTGCCGCGTCCCTGGTCGCCGGATTCATCTGGGGTGCGGCCTGGGTGGCCGTGTTCGCAGTGCTAACCCGGTTGCGGCAGTTGATCTTTGGGGTACTGACCGCGAACGTCAACGGTGTCGCCGCATTCCTGCGCTGGGTGCACTTGCCGCAGGTCGGCGAGACCTTGAAGCGCTGGGTCGCCGAGGGGCTGCAGTACTGGCCGTGGTTGGTGCTGCCGTATTTGGTTTTCGTGGTCGTGTTGGTGACGCTGATCGGCTGGTCGGCGTTGTCCCGGCTGCTGGAGCGGATGGGCGACATCCCTGATGTGCACAAGCTGGATCCACCCGACACCGAGGTGCCCGAGGATGCCGGGATCGGCCCGGTGCCGGTGCGACTGGACCGGGTGCGATTCCGCTATCCCAACGCCGCCAAAGACGCACTGCGCGAAGTCAGCCTGGAAGTTCGAGGCGGTGAGCACGTCGCGATCACCGGCGCCAACGGCTCCGGCAAGACGACGCTGATGCTGATTCTGGCCGGCCGCAAACCCACGTCGGGAACCGTGCACCGCCCCGGCACAGTGGGTTTGGGCGAGCTGGGCGGCACCGCGCTGGTCTTGCAACACCCGAAGAGTCAAGTGCTGGGCACCCGGGTCGCCGACGATGTGGTGTGGGGCTTACCCCCGGACGCCAAGGTCGATGTCAGCCGATTGCTGCGCGAGGTCGGCCTCGACGACCTCGCCGAAAGCGACACCGCAAGCTTGTCCGGCGGGCAACTCCAGCGCCTGGCGCTCGCCGCGGCACTGGCTCGCGAGCCCGCACTGCTCATCGCCGACGAGGTCACCTCCATGATCGATCAGAAGGGCCGCGACGGCCTGCTGAGCGTGATGTCGGGCCTCACCGAGCGGCACCGGACTGCCCTGGTGCACATCACCCACTTCGACGACGAGGCCGCGACCGCGGACCACACGATCAATCTCAGCGAATCATCGGATAACGCCACCGCGGTGGGGATCGCGGACGCGCCGGCGCCGAGCCCCGCGGTACCGCACCGGCACAACGCGGGAGCGATCGAACTCGTCGGCGTCGGGCACGAATATGCCAGTGGCACACCGTGGGCCAAGACCGCGCTGCGCGACATCAACTTTGTCGCCGAACAGGGTGACGGTGTCTTGATCCACGGCGACAACGGCTCGGGCAAGTCAACGCTGGGATGGATCATGGCCGGGTTGACCGTTCCCACCACGGGTTCCTGCCTGATCGACGGTGAGCCCACCGATGAGCACGTCGGCGTGGTGGCGTTGGCTTTCCAGTCGGCCCGGCTGCAATTGATGCGCAGCCACGTCAACCTGGAAGTGGCTTCGGCAGCGGGCTTTTCGCATCACGACGAAGACCGCGTGGCTGCCGCGCTGGGCCTGGTCGGGCTGCAGCCGGCGTTGGCCCAACGGCGCATCGACCAGCTCAGCGGCGGCCAGATGCGCCGCGTAGTGCTGGCCGGACTCTTGGCGCGATCGCCGCGAGCGCTGATCCTCGACGAGCCACTGGCGGGACTGGATATCGCCAGCCAGCGCGGCTTGCTGACGCTGCTGGAGCGCCTGCGTCGTGAACAGGGTCTGACCCTGGTGGTTATTTCGCACGACAGCGTCGGCCTGGAGGGAATCTGCCCGCGCACCTTGCATTTGCACGACGGAGTCCTGGAAACCGTGCCGACCACGACCGGGGGCGTGGCATGA